The following coding sequences lie in one Elusimicrobiaceae bacterium genomic window:
- a CDS encoding long-chain-fatty-acid--CoA ligase, with amino-acid sequence MRNTSNIYNILLNSAARLPEKTAIVEPERQWTYTELLQAVNRAADAFWNLGIRKGDKVALALRNSAEFIITGMAAAKMGAAMVPVNFMVSKPEELAFILSDSQCKGVITQREFLRNYTKTLQTLGTKPFLLSIDGSANGEAEDFWELVNRAGHTPQAHQQQTSPDDISCLLYTSGTTGNPKGVILSHYNMISNAISAQAIFSVTDDDVFLCLLPMFHTFSWLGTTLLPLMMGCKTVVISHLTPPKPWLRLMGREGVTVMTGVPQLFAVLAKEASGLKRLYLQYWSFRRARILVSGAAPLPRETGERFRQAIGVPLLEGYGLTETSPVISVNTPEENRPGSVGRPMPGIRVAVIGEAGNHLPAGQEGEICVKGPNVTAGYHNNPQASRDLFTADGWMRTGDIGLVDEDGFVFIRDRIKDMIIIKGLKVFSAQVEAVLQNHPALAEVAVIGIPDESGDETIKAFCVLKEGAECEKAELKNFIRENLDPYKRPKEIEFMAELPKNALNKILKRKLRETEIARLKNKKTACRPVPGELVTGTAAVLGRPLR; translated from the coding sequence ATGAGGAATACCAGCAACATCTACAATATACTGCTGAACAGCGCGGCGCGGCTGCCGGAAAAAACCGCAATTGTGGAACCCGAGCGGCAATGGACATACACCGAACTGCTTCAGGCGGTCAACCGTGCGGCGGATGCGTTCTGGAACCTGGGCATACGAAAAGGCGACAAGGTGGCGCTCGCGCTGCGCAACTCGGCGGAGTTCATCATCACGGGCATGGCGGCGGCGAAAATGGGCGCGGCCATGGTGCCGGTAAATTTCATGGTTTCCAAGCCGGAGGAACTGGCATTTATTCTTTCCGACTCGCAATGCAAGGGCGTGATAACCCAGCGCGAATTCCTGCGCAATTACACAAAAACGCTGCAAACGCTCGGCACAAAACCGTTCCTGCTTTCGATTGACGGCTCGGCAAACGGCGAGGCGGAGGACTTCTGGGAACTGGTCAACAGGGCCGGGCATACCCCTCAGGCTCACCAGCAGCAGACATCGCCCGACGACATCTCCTGCCTGCTCTACACTTCCGGCACCACCGGCAACCCGAAAGGCGTAATACTCAGCCATTACAACATGATTTCCAACGCGATATCGGCGCAGGCGATTTTCTCCGTGACCGACGACGACGTTTTTCTCTGCCTGCTGCCCATGTTTCACACTTTTTCATGGCTGGGCACCACCCTGCTGCCGCTGATGATGGGCTGCAAAACAGTCGTTATCTCGCACCTCACGCCGCCGAAACCGTGGCTGCGCCTGATGGGCCGTGAAGGCGTTACGGTCATGACGGGCGTGCCGCAACTGTTTGCGGTGCTGGCGAAAGAAGCCAGCGGACTGAAGCGGCTGTATCTGCAGTACTGGTCGTTCCGGCGGGCGCGGATACTGGTGTCCGGCGCCGCCCCGCTTCCGCGTGAAACAGGCGAACGGTTCAGGCAGGCCATAGGGGTGCCGCTGCTGGAAGGGTACGGCCTTACGGAAACCAGCCCGGTTATTTCAGTCAATACGCCGGAAGAAAACAGGCCCGGTTCGGTAGGCCGGCCGATGCCCGGCATCCGGGTGGCGGTTATAGGCGAGGCCGGCAACCACCTGCCCGCCGGGCAGGAGGGGGAGATTTGCGTGAAGGGGCCGAACGTAACGGCCGGCTACCACAATAATCCGCAGGCGTCCAGAGACCTGTTCACGGCAGACGGCTGGATGCGGACCGGCGACATCGGGCTGGTTGACGAAGACGGGTTCGTTTTTATCCGTGACCGTATAAAAGACATGATCATCATCAAGGGCCTGAAAGTATTCTCCGCGCAGGTGGAAGCGGTGCTGCAGAACCATCCGGCGCTGGCGGAGGTGGCGGTGATCGGGATACCGGACGAATCGGGCGATGAAACAATCAAGGCGTTCTGTGTGCTTAAAGAGGGCGCGGAATGCGAAAAAGCGGAACTGAAAAACTTTATCCGCGAGAATCTCGATCCGTACAAACGTCCGAAAGAAATCGAATTCATGGCCGAACTGCCAAAAAACGCGCTCAATAAAATCCTCAAGCGCAAACTGCGCGAAACGGAAATCGCCAGGCTGAAAAACAAAAAGACGGCGTGCCGGCCGGTTCCCGGAGAGCTCGTGACCGGAACCGCCGCGGTTTTAGGCCGCCCGCTCCGATAG
- a CDS encoding HD domain-containing protein — MKQTANLAQLIAETCPGGFYVGGCVRDSLLGRASSDIDIALERARVREAARKLAARLHTTAFIIDEENTVWRISGKTPQCQIDIAALQGGISADLARRDFTINALAYPVGSPCRITAAEPAPGGVFLEKPEKRFLLDNFGGLQDIEKKRIAAVSKTVFEQDPLRLLRAYRIAGELGFSVAPKTLRLIREHHALITGVSGERVRDELVRLLALPRVRARLAALDRARLLTALFPELEKQKGCAPQYYGGRGVFSHTLAVCDRLEHLQNNLENIFPDFHGELAAHAGGRGLLQLVALLHDISKPETARVIGGRLRFFHHEARGARRAESIMRALRFSRAETNLASKIISEHLRPGNLSFNKVITPRAVYRFFSELRDAAVPLLLVCWADYASYIPLKTTLKILPRTRELPAPAAPAALPGKGVKKTLRHMQVIHLMLSTFFKNPKAVLPEKLVSGHDLISGLGMPPGPAMGKLLEAIRLAQAEGKVTGRAQALALAARLYKKTGY; from the coding sequence ATGAAACAGACAGCGAACCTCGCGCAGCTCATAGCGGAAACCTGCCCCGGCGGATTTTATGTGGGCGGATGCGTGCGCGACTCCCTGCTGGGCCGCGCGTCCTCCGACATTGACATCGCGCTCGAAAGGGCCCGTGTGCGGGAAGCGGCCCGCAAACTCGCCGCGCGGCTGCACACCACGGCGTTTATCATAGACGAGGAAAATACCGTCTGGCGGATCTCGGGCAAAACCCCGCAATGCCAGATAGATATTGCCGCCCTGCAGGGCGGCATAAGCGCTGACCTGGCCCGGCGCGACTTCACCATTAACGCGCTGGCCTATCCGGTCGGCTCGCCCTGCCGCATAACCGCAGCCGAACCCGCGCCCGGCGGCGTGTTTCTTGAGAAACCGGAAAAACGGTTTCTCCTTGACAACTTTGGCGGTTTGCAGGATATTGAAAAAAAGCGGATTGCGGCAGTATCCAAAACCGTGTTCGAACAGGATCCGCTGCGTCTGCTGCGCGCTTACAGAATCGCCGGCGAATTAGGGTTTTCGGTCGCGCCAAAAACCTTGCGCCTGATCCGCGAACATCACGCGCTGATAACCGGGGTTTCCGGCGAGCGGGTGCGCGACGAACTGGTGCGCCTGCTGGCGCTGCCCCGGGTCAGGGCGCGGCTGGCCGCGCTGGACCGGGCGCGCCTGCTGACCGCGCTTTTCCCGGAACTGGAAAAGCAGAAAGGCTGCGCGCCCCAGTATTACGGCGGACGCGGAGTGTTCTCGCACACGCTGGCCGTATGCGACCGGCTTGAACATCTGCAAAACAACCTGGAAAACATTTTTCCCGATTTTCACGGCGAACTGGCCGCTCACGCCGGCGGACGGGGCCTTCTGCAGCTGGTGGCTCTGCTGCACGACATCTCAAAGCCCGAAACGGCCAGAGTTATCGGCGGCAGGCTGCGTTTTTTCCATCATGAGGCGCGCGGCGCGCGGCGCGCCGAGTCAATCATGCGCGCGCTCAGGTTTTCACGCGCGGAAACAAACCTTGCCTCGAAAATCATCAGCGAGCATCTGCGCCCGGGGAACCTGTCGTTTAACAAGGTGATAACGCCGCGCGCCGTGTACCGCTTTTTCAGCGAGCTGCGTGACGCGGCGGTGCCGCTGCTGCTTGTCTGCTGGGCCGATTACGCCAGTTACATACCTTTGAAAACAACACTGAAAATTTTGCCCCGCACACGGGAACTGCCCGCGCCGGCCGCACCCGCCGCCTTGCCGGGCAAAGGCGTAAAAAAAACGCTCCGGCACATGCAGGTCATTCACCTGATGCTCAGCACTTTTTTTAAAAATCCGAAAGCGGTGCTGCCCGAAAAACTCGTTTCAGGGCACGATCTTATCTCCGGGCTGGGCATGCCGCCCGGCCCGGCTATGGGAAAACTG